TTGCGCTCGCGGATCCTCGTGGCTTTACCGGTGAGGTGGCGGAGGTAGTAAAGCTTGGCTCGGCGGACGCGCCCGCGGCGGACTACAGTGATGGAAGAGATCATCGGGCTGTGGACCGGAAAGATGCGCTCGACTCCGATGCCGCTCGAGATCTTGCGAACGGTGAACGTCTCGCTGACTCCGCTGCCACGGCGCGCGATGCAGACACCTTCGAAGGCCTGAAGACGCTCCTTGTCACCTTCCTTGACGCGGACATTTACGCGCAGCGTATCGCCGGCGCGGAAGGCAGGCACATCGGTGCGGAGCCATTCTTTCTGGGTTTCGATAAATGGATGCATATGAGGCTCGGGGCAAAGGTTGGGCTGCCCGGGATGTATGTATTGGGGTGGAGAATGGAAAAGTTAACGGCCGAACGCGCGATTTGCCAGCGCGTCTGACTGCGGACTCGCATTGCGGACCAACGGCACTACGGACTGCTGACTGATTGCGGATTGGGACACCTACTACGCACTGCGGATCAACAGCGTCCACTCAGGTTCGCAATCCTGAATCCAGCCCTCAGTTCGCAGTAGGTTTCCCAATCCGTAGTCAGTTAGCAGTCAGCAGTGCCGTTGGTCCGCAAATCCGCAGTAGCTGTTCAATCCGCGGTTCGCAGTTTGTCTGCCGTCAGCCGTTCCGACTCCGTTCGGCGCCACTCTGCGATCTTCGCGTGATCTCCCGACAGCAGCACGGGCGGAACCTCGTGCCCCCGGAACTCCGGTGGCCTGGTGTAGCTCGGCGCACTGATTCCGCGGTCGAAGAACGAATCGCCCCGCGCGCTGTCCAGGTCCGACATCGCGCGGGGCAGCAATCTCACTGTAGCATCGATTACCGCGAGTGCGGCAGCTTCGCCCCCACTCAAGACGAAGTTGCCGAGCGAGATCTCTTCCGTCGCCAAATGGTCCGCGACACGCTGGTCCACATCCTTGTAATGACCGCAAAGCAGCGTGAGCTCTTCTCCTGCTGCGTACCGCACGGCATCGGCGTGAGCGAAGCGCCGACCGCGGGGTGACAGCAGCACAATTGGGGGCTTAACGGCGATCGCCTCGACCGCCTCAAAGAACGGGCCCGGCTTCATGACCATCCCCGCGCCGCCACCATAGGGATAATCGTCCACCGTTCGGTGCTTGTCGTGCGTGTAATCCCTGAGATCGACGATTCGATATTCGACGCTTCCCGCCTCCGCTGCGCGGGACGGGATGCTCAGGGAGAGCGGGCCCGCAAAGAATTCGGGAAAGATCGTAATGACATTGATGCGAAGTGGCATCGCTACTCGAACAACCCGACTTCAGACTTGACGATGATCTTACCCGCGCCCTGGTCCGTCCGGTCGATCACTTCGGGACGATACGGAACGAGTACGCTCCCGGCCGATGTTGCAACGTCGAGCGTCAGCCCCTGCGGCAGCTCGTAGTACGAAGTCACCTCGCCTACGGGCTGGCCATTGTCCAGCTCCACGCGCATGCCGATGAGGTCGTGGAGATAGATCTCCCCCGCGCCCAGCGGCTCGAGCTCCTCGAACGGAGCGAGCAAATAACGGCCGCGCAGCAATTCGGCGGCATTCCTGTCGGCGACGTCGTCAAACTTGACGATCAGGCCGCCCTTGAATGGCTTGGCCGAGTCGACCGCAAGCGAGGATGGGACGCCGCGCGCCATGACCGGCGCGTTTCCGCTACGGTCGCCGACCAACACGCGGCGACCGGGTGCGAATACTACGTCGGGAGTGTCCGTGAGTGGCTCGACGACCACCTCACCGCGGATTCCCTGCGCATTGCGGATCATTCCTACGACCGCGAATGCGGGCGCCGACACACTACGCCTCAGTGTTCTCCGCCGGGGGCGCGGAGTCGACCGCCTGGAGCGCGCGCTCTTCTTCTTCGGTGCGCTCGGGCAGCGGCACCGCCGCCACCTGGCGCTCGATTCCGAGACGCTGCTCGTGCCGCTTGCGAAGCACGCCCGCACGACGAAGCAGCGAGCGAACGGTATCGCTCGGCTGCGCGCCAACGTTCAGCCAGTAGTCGGCGCGCGCCTCGTCGATCTTGAGACCACCCTCGCCCTGCTGCCGGGGAGCGTACTGACCAATGATCTCGATGAACTTTCCGTCGCGCGGGCTCTGCGAATCGGCGACGACAATGCGATAGACTGGTGCCTTCTTCCGCCCGATTCGGCGGAGACGAATTCTTACCATCTGTACATCTCCCTCAAGAGTGTCTCGTAAAACTCCCGGGCTCATCGCGACGCCGGTGATTCCGGCGCGCACCCGGTACTCATGCGGCGTGTTACCGCATTCCGAACATCCCGGGCATCGACGGCATTCCCATGCGTCCGCCCTGAGACATCTTCTTCATCATCTTCTGCATCTCACGGAACTGCTCGAGCAACCTGTTGACCTCGCTGATCGTGCGACCCGAGCCGCGCGCGACCCGTGCCCGTCGCGACCCGTTGAGCAATGACGGATCCTTCCGCTCAGCGGGAGTCATCGAGAGAACGATCGCCTCGACATGCTTCATCCGCTTCGGATCGACCTTCGCCTGCTTCAACATCTTTGCGTTCATCCCGGGAAGCATCTTGAGCACGCCCTCGAGCGGACCCATGCGCTCGATCTGTCGCATGGCGTTCAGAAAATCGGTGAGGTCCATCCCTTCCTTCTTCACCTTTTTCTGCAGCTTTTTCGCCGCTTCCTCATCGAACGCAGCCTGCGCCTTCTCGACGAGTGAGACCACGTCGCCCATCTGAAGAATTCGGCCGGCCATGCGGTCGGGATGGAATTCCTCCAGCGCGTCGGACTTCTCTCCGACGCCGATGTACTTGATCGGCTTCTTCGTTACGCCGTAGATCGAGAGCGCCGCACCCCCGCGCGCATCACCGTCCATCTTCGTCAGGACGACACCAGTGACGCCGAGCGCGCTGTCGAATCCCTGCGCGATCTTCACCGCTTCCTGACCGGTCATGCCATCGGCGACGAGGAGAATTTCCGTCGGATGGACAGCGTCCTTCAGGCGGCGAAGCTCGTCCATCATCTCTTCGTCTATCTGGAGCCGGCCGGCTGTATCGACGATCACAACGCGGTCGCGGGCACGCTTCGCATCGTCGATTCCCGCTTTCGCGATCTTCACGACATCCTGCGTCGTACGATCAGCGTAGACGGGTACGTTCAGCTGCTGTCCAAGAGTCTCGAGCTGATCGATTGCGGCCGGACGATAAACGTCGGCGGCGATGAGACGCGTCGGGCGTCCCTCACCAACAAGTTTTCTGGCGAGCTTCGCGGCCGTGGTCGTCTTACCGGAGCCCTGGAGTCCCACCATCATCACGATAGTCGGCGGAACGGAGCTCAGCTTCAGACCTTCGCGGCGCTCGCCGAGCATGTTGGCAAGCTCCTCGTGGACGATCTTGACGAGCTGCTGGGCGGGCGACACGGCAGAGAGCGCGGTCACGCCGACGGCCTTCTTCTCTACACGCTCGAGGAACTCGCGAGTCAGCGCGAAATTGACGTCGGCCTCGAGGAGGACGCGCCGCACTTCGCGGAGGCCTTCCTTGATGTCGGATTCGCTCAGGGTTCCGCGCCCGCGCAGGCGGGCGAAAGTCGCTTCGAGCTTTTCGCTCAGATCCTCGAACATAGCCTCGAAAGATAGGCAATCGCCGGACTCGCTGGCACCCCCCGCTGGCACCCGTCGGGTAGCGGACTATTTCTTCTTGCCCTCCAGGCGGAAAGTCGATGATATGGCGTAGCCGCGCACCATTACGTGCACGACCGCCGGGCCTGCCAGGTTGA
This window of the Gemmatimonadaceae bacterium genome carries:
- the rplS gene encoding 50S ribosomal protein L19, with amino-acid sequence MHPFIETQKEWLRTDVPAFRAGDTLRVNVRVKEGDKERLQAFEGVCIARRGSGVSETFTVRKISSGIGVERIFPVHSPMISSITVVRRGRVRRAKLYYLRHLTGKATRIRERKVRVHVPGSET
- the ffh gene encoding signal recognition particle protein, whose product is MFEDLSEKLEATFARLRGRGTLSESDIKEGLREVRRVLLEADVNFALTREFLERVEKKAVGVTALSAVSPAQQLVKIVHEELANMLGERREGLKLSSVPPTIVMMVGLQGSGKTTTAAKLARKLVGEGRPTRLIAADVYRPAAIDQLETLGQQLNVPVYADRTTQDVVKIAKAGIDDAKRARDRVVIVDTAGRLQIDEEMMDELRRLKDAVHPTEILLVADGMTGQEAVKIAQGFDSALGVTGVVLTKMDGDARGGAALSIYGVTKKPIKYIGVGEKSDALEEFHPDRMAGRILQMGDVVSLVEKAQAAFDEEAAKKLQKKVKKEGMDLTDFLNAMRQIERMGPLEGVLKMLPGMNAKMLKQAKVDPKRMKHVEAIVLSMTPAERKDPSLLNGSRRARVARGSGRTISEVNRLLEQFREMQKMMKKMSQGGRMGMPSMPGMFGMR
- the trmD gene encoding tRNA (guanosine(37)-N1)-methyltransferase TrmD, producing the protein MPLRINVITIFPEFFAGPLSLSIPSRAAEAGSVEYRIVDLRDYTHDKHRTVDDYPYGGGAGMVMKPGPFFEAVEAIAVKPPIVLLSPRGRRFAHADAVRYAAGEELTLLCGHYKDVDQRVADHLATEEISLGNFVLSGGEAAALAVIDATVRLLPRAMSDLDSARGDSFFDRGISAPSYTRPPEFRGHEVPPVLLSGDHAKIAEWRRTESERLTADKLRTAD
- the rimM gene encoding ribosome maturation factor RimM (Essential for efficient processing of 16S rRNA); its protein translation is MSAPAFAVVGMIRNAQGIRGEVVVEPLTDTPDVVFAPGRRVLVGDRSGNAPVMARGVPSSLAVDSAKPFKGGLIVKFDDVADRNAAELLRGRYLLAPFEELEPLGAGEIYLHDLIGMRVELDNGQPVGEVTSYYELPQGLTLDVATSAGSVLVPYRPEVIDRTDQGAGKIIVKSEVGLFE